In the genome of Pseudomonas protegens, one region contains:
- the rpmF gene encoding 50S ribosomal protein L32: MAVQQNKKSRSARDMRRSHDALEASTLSVEKTTGEVHLRHHVSPEGVYRGRKVIDKGADE; the protein is encoded by the coding sequence ATGGCTGTTCAGCAGAACAAAAAATCCCGCTCTGCCCGTGACATGCGTCGCTCCCACGATGCTCTCGAGGCAAGCACTCTGTCCGTAGAAAAGACCACTGGTGAAGTTCACCTGCGTCACCACGTATCGCCAGAAGGCGTATACCGTGGTCGTAAAGTGATCGACAAGGGCGCTGACGAGTAA
- a CDS encoding YceD family protein: MLNDPIPPHVDPRKLADRGTTLQGELLLADLERLCDPLSDNVGTVQAKFVFERDERKAVVIHSSIDVEVKMVCQRCLELVTLPIHSECSYAVVKEGANTQSLPKGYDVLELGEDPLDLQALVEEELLLALPIVPAHHPEECQQPAGLDEPEPSEDEVTRSNPFSVLAQLKRDPNV, translated from the coding sequence ATGTTGAATGACCCGATTCCACCTCACGTTGACCCGCGCAAATTGGCTGACCGTGGCACCACCCTTCAAGGTGAACTGCTGCTGGCCGATTTGGAGAGACTCTGCGACCCGCTTTCCGACAATGTCGGTACGGTGCAGGCTAAATTCGTTTTCGAGCGTGACGAGCGTAAAGCTGTAGTTATCCACAGCTCCATCGACGTCGAAGTCAAAATGGTTTGCCAGCGTTGTCTTGAGCTGGTCACCCTGCCGATCCACAGCGAGTGCAGTTACGCCGTGGTGAAGGAGGGTGCGAATACCCAGTCGTTGCCGAAAGGTTATGACGTGCTGGAACTGGGCGAAGATCCTTTGGATCTGCAGGCGTTGGTTGAGGAAGAGCTTTTGCTTGCCTTGCCCATCGTGCCTGCTCATCATCCGGAAGAATGCCAGCAGCCGGCGGGGCTCGATGAGCCCGAACCGAGCGAGGACGAGGTAACGCGGTCCAACCCGTTCAGTGTATTGGCGCAGTTAAAGCGTGACCCAAACGTTTAG
- the plsX gene encoding phosphate acyltransferase PlsX: MSAQVIAIDAMGGDFGPRSIVQASIACLSATPSLHLTLVGQPSLLEELLSGHSAVDRARLTIAPASEVITMDEKPAQALRGKPDSSMRVALELLRDEKVQACVSAGNTGALMALSRYVLKTLPGIDRPAMVAAIPTQRGYCQLLDLGANVDCSAEHLLQFAIMGSVAAESLGVVRPRVALLNIGTEDIKGNQQVKLAASLLQQARGLNYIGFVEGDGLYRGEADVVVCDGFVGNILLKSSEGLATMIAARIEALFRRNLLSRVAGALALPLMRRLQADLAPARHNGASFLGLQGIVVKSHGSAGVQGFQSAIQRALIEIQEDLPRRLHGRLEDLLL, translated from the coding sequence TTGTCCGCTCAAGTCATCGCGATTGACGCAATGGGCGGGGACTTCGGTCCCCGCAGCATTGTTCAGGCCAGTATTGCTTGCCTGTCTGCTACCCCCTCGCTGCATCTGACCCTGGTGGGTCAACCCTCCCTTCTTGAAGAACTGCTTTCCGGCCATTCGGCTGTGGATCGCGCGCGCCTGACAATCGCTCCTGCCAGCGAAGTGATCACCATGGACGAGAAGCCTGCCCAGGCTCTGCGCGGCAAGCCCGATTCTTCGATGCGGGTGGCGCTTGAGCTGTTGCGCGATGAAAAGGTCCAGGCCTGCGTCAGTGCCGGCAATACCGGAGCGCTGATGGCCCTGTCGCGTTACGTGCTCAAGACACTTCCCGGCATTGATCGTCCGGCGATGGTGGCGGCCATTCCCACTCAGCGTGGCTATTGCCAGTTGCTGGACCTGGGGGCCAACGTCGATTGCAGTGCCGAGCACCTGTTGCAATTCGCAATCATGGGTTCGGTTGCGGCGGAAAGCCTGGGGGTTGTCCGGCCACGGGTGGCTTTGCTGAACATTGGCACCGAAGACATCAAGGGCAACCAGCAGGTCAAGCTGGCAGCGAGTCTGCTCCAGCAGGCGCGGGGCCTGAACTACATAGGCTTCGTCGAAGGTGACGGGCTGTATCGCGGCGAGGCGGACGTGGTGGTGTGCGACGGTTTTGTCGGCAATATCCTGCTCAAGTCCAGCGAGGGTCTGGCCACCATGATCGCTGCCCGTATCGAGGCGTTGTTCAGGCGCAATCTGCTGTCCCGGGTTGCGGGGGCGCTGGCCTTGCCACTGATGCGGCGATTGCAGGCGGACCTGGCGCCGGCTCGGCACAACGGTGCGAGCTTTCTCGGGTTGCAGGGAATAGTGGTGAAAAGCCACGGTTCTGCGGGTGTTCAAGGGTTTCAGAGTGCGATTCAGCGTGCGCTGATCGAAATCCAGGAAGACCTGCCGCGACGCCTGCACGGGCGCCTTGAAGATCTGTTGCTTTAG
- the sppA gene encoding signal peptide peptidase SppA has translation MSDEWKAPSKAGAEGSDDKSWKLLEKTLLAGVKEQRRSRRWGIFFKLLTFVYLFVALALFTPLMTMEKNAARGGSYTAVIDVTGVIADKESASADNIVGSLRTAFDDPKVKGIVLRINSPGGSPVQSGYVYDEIRRLRALHKDTKVYAVISDLGASGAYYIASAADEIYADKASLVGSIGVTAAGYGFVGTMEKLGVERRTYTSGEHKSFLDPFQPQKPDETQFWQGVLDTTHRQFIASVKQGRGERLKDKEHPELFSGLVWSGEQALQLGLIDGLGNTSSVARDVIGEKELVDFTVQESPLDRFSKKLGASVAEQIALWMGFQGPTLR, from the coding sequence ATGAGCGACGAATGGAAAGCGCCAAGCAAGGCGGGCGCTGAAGGGAGTGATGATAAGAGCTGGAAGCTGCTGGAAAAGACACTCCTGGCCGGTGTCAAGGAGCAGCGTCGTTCGCGGCGCTGGGGGATCTTCTTCAAGCTGCTGACCTTTGTGTATCTGTTTGTGGCGTTGGCGTTGTTTACGCCGCTGATGACCATGGAAAAGAATGCGGCTCGCGGCGGCAGCTATACCGCGGTGATCGATGTCACTGGAGTGATCGCCGATAAGGAGTCGGCCAGTGCGGACAATATTGTCGGCAGTCTGCGTACTGCCTTCGATGATCCCAAGGTCAAGGGCATTGTCTTGCGCATCAACAGTCCTGGTGGCAGTCCGGTGCAGTCTGGCTATGTCTATGACGAGATCCGTCGTCTGCGGGCGTTGCACAAGGACACCAAGGTCTATGCGGTGATCTCTGATCTGGGGGCTTCCGGTGCTTACTACATCGCCAGCGCGGCCGATGAGATCTATGCCGACAAGGCGAGTCTGGTGGGTTCCATCGGCGTTACGGCGGCCGGGTACGGTTTTGTCGGCACCATGGAGAAGTTGGGGGTCGAGCGTCGTACCTACACCTCCGGCGAGCACAAGTCGTTCCTCGATCCGTTCCAGCCGCAGAAGCCTGATGAAACTCAGTTCTGGCAGGGCGTGCTGGACACCACTCACCGTCAGTTCATCGCCAGCGTCAAGCAGGGTCGTGGCGAGCGCCTCAAGGACAAAGAGCATCCTGAGCTGTTCTCGGGGTTGGTCTGGTCCGGTGAGCAGGCGTTGCAACTGGGCTTGATCGACGGCCTGGGCAATACCAGTTCGGTGGCGCGGGACGTGATTGGTGAGAAAGAGCTGGTGGACTTCACTGTCCAGGAGTCGCCACTTGATCGCTTCTCGAAGAAGCTGGGTGCCAGCGTGGCCGAGCAGATCGCCCTGTGGATGGGCTTTCAAGGGCCGACCTTGCGCTGA
- a CDS encoding nucleoside triphosphate pyrophosphatase — protein MLPLLLASSSAYRRELLSRLQLPFTCSAPDIDESHRPGEPALALVKRLAEEKARALAATHPDHLIIGSDQVAVLGERIIGKPHTFDKARQQLLDASGASVTFLTGLALLNSRTGRCQVDCVPFTVHMRTLDQQRIERYLHAEQPFDCAGSFKAEGLGVSLFQSTAGSDATSLVGLPLIRLVDMLLAEGVAIP, from the coding sequence ATGCTGCCTTTATTACTTGCCTCAAGCTCGGCCTATCGCCGGGAATTGCTGTCCCGCCTGCAACTGCCCTTCACCTGCAGCGCTCCTGATATCGACGAAAGCCACCGCCCAGGAGAGCCCGCCCTAGCACTGGTGAAACGCCTGGCAGAAGAAAAGGCCCGCGCCCTTGCAGCCACCCACCCGGATCACCTGATCATCGGCTCGGACCAGGTCGCCGTGCTGGGGGAGCGCATCATCGGCAAACCCCACACCTTCGACAAGGCACGCCAGCAACTGCTGGATGCCAGCGGCGCCAGCGTGACCTTCCTCACCGGCCTGGCCCTGCTCAACAGCCGGACAGGCCGCTGCCAGGTCGACTGCGTACCTTTCACCGTACATATGCGCACCCTCGACCAGCAGCGCATCGAGCGCTACTTGCACGCCGAGCAACCCTTCGACTGCGCCGGCAGCTTCAAGGCCGAAGGCCTGGGCGTCAGCCTGTTCCAGAGCACCGCCGGCAGTGACGCCACCAGCCTGGTGGGCCTGCCATTGATCCGCCTGGTGGACATGCTGCTAGCCGAAGGCGTGGCGATCCCCTGA